CACATGTCTCTCATATCCAAGGCACTATTCTATGCTCCAAGAAAGTTGGCTTGCAGATTCGAACTCGAAGTGGTGGTCATGATTCTGAGGGCATGTCCTACATATCTCAAGTCCCATTTGTTATAGTAGACTTGAGAAACATGCGTTCAATCAAAATAGATGTTCATAGCCAAACTGCATGGGTTGAAGCCGGAGCTACCCTTGGAGAAGTTTATTATTGGGTTAATGAGAAAAATGAGAATCTTAGTTTGGCGGCTGGGTATTGCCCTACTGTTTGCGCAGGTGGACACTTTGGTGGAGGAGGCTATGGACCATTGATGAGAAACTATGGCCTCGCGGCTGATAATATCATTGATGCACACTTAGTCAACGTTCATGGAAAAGTGCTAGATCGAAAATCTATGGGGGAAGATCTCTTTTGGGCTTTACGTGGTGGTGGAGCAGAAAGCTTCGGAATCATTGTAGCATGGAAAATTAGACTGGTTGCTGTCCCAAAGTCTACTATGTTTAGTGTTAAAAAGATCATGGAGATACATGAGCTTGTCAAGTTAGTTAACAAATGGCAAAATATTGCTTACAAGTATGACAAAGATTTATTACTCATGACTCACTTCATAACTAGGAACATTACAGATAATCAAGGGAAGAATAAGACAGCAATACACACTTACTTCTCTTCAGTTTTCCTTGGTGGAGTGGATAGTCTAGTCGACTTGATGAACAAGAGTTTTCCTGAGTTGGGTATTAAAAAAACGGATTGCAGACAATTGAGCTGGATTGATACTATCATCTTCTATAGTGGTGTTGTAAATTACGACACTGATAATTTTAACAAGGAAATTTTGCTTGATAGATCCGCTGGGCAGAACGGTGCTTTCAAGATTAAGTTAGACTACGTTAAGAAACCAATTCCAGAATCTGTATTTGTccaaattttggaaaaattataTGAAGAAGATATAGGAGCTGGGATGTATGCGTTGTACCCTTACGGTGGTATAATGGATGAGATTTCAGAATCAGCAATTCCATTCCCTCATCGAGCTGGAATCTTGTATGAGTTATGGTACATATGTAGTTGGGAGAAGCAAGAAGATAACGAAAAGCATCTAAACTggattagaaatatttataacTTCATGACTCCTTATGTGTCCAAAAATCCAAGATTGGCATATCTCAATTATAGAGACCTTGATATAGGAATAAATGATCCCAAGAATCCAAATAATTACACACAAGCACGTATTTGGGGTGAGAAGTATTTTGGTAAAAATTTTGACAGGCTAGTAAAAGTGAAAACCCTGGTTGATCCCAATAACTTTTTTAGAAACGAACAAAGCATCCCACCTCTTCCACGGCATCGTCATTAATGATCTTAAATAGATCTTTTTCTCTTATTAATTAGTccttataatatacatatattgattatatatataaaaatagtttGTCCGGATGTACTGTGTATGCTCCAATGTAAGAACATCTACAGTACAGCTATGTAGACAATCAtaagatatatgtaataaaataaattgtctttcttattttaatggagaatgaaataatattattttagcttactgaataattttattttacatgtTTATAGATTAGAACAATATAATATATTCATTATTAAAATGTTTGGTACGTGTTATTAAAAAGATAACTGAAGTTTTATACTAAAAGAGTGTTTTGCAGTGTCTTCTTTTAGTTATAATCTAGAGATACTTTTAGAATTTCAGGTACATATTTCGATAAGTTATAatcttatattaattttgtaaagaacctatggttcaattaaattaataatacaaaaaaggCCTATCTTAACAGACCCAGCTCCCCATTATTGATCTATCTTGGTGGGTCCGACCCGCTATAAATTTCAATGTCGAGATTTGTTGTGAGTCTATCTCGGCATTCCCATCCTGCCCTTATCGGAGGCAACCTCGGCGGGCTTTGTCCACCATTAATGATATTGTAATCTCAGAGGTCTATACTCGCCGAGATAGGTATATTTTAAGTCTCACTTTAGTAGTTTTCGACACCTATCACGATGGACTTGGCCCTTAGAAATTGGTCAATCTCGGCAGTCTTAATAGCCCGTCGAGATAGTTTACAagtggaaaaaaattaatttccccTTCTATTACATTGATTGTATACAAAAATTTACAGTTCATTAAAAACTAGACAattattttctctctttctaACATGTTGCAACTCTCGGGCCAGTGCTATGGTGAAACAATAGCTAAGACGCAAGGAAAATTGAGATTTATGGTAAAGAAACGCAAGAAGAATGGCCATGCTTAACTTTTGATGTTCAGAAAATAAAGTCTATGGATGAGATTCTTGGAATTGAACAAACTGATTTTTCTAACGAGGAAGAAGGGGATGTTGGAGGACTTGTtactaaaacaaaaaagagCACATAATCGGAGCTTCGAGATCTATTTCACGAGCTGCTTTCACCTAGCACATAAAGGTTCCTGGAGCTTTAGATGTCTTCTATGATCAAGTAAGGGACCAAATGGTGACAAAAGGGGAAATAACAGGAAGAGGGAGAGAGCCTCCTCTCAAAAGGGATAAAATTTTGTGTTTGAACGTTTGAGGGATTGTATTTAGCTAGAATCCTCACATTTCATTGATAACATTTTGCACTGCTCAAGTTAGAGTATCCATTTTCTTGTTGCAACTGTGGATCAATAGATTCTATGTCACTAGTGTTTGTACCTTTAATGAAGATGAAGGGTGAAAGAGTTTATGGAGAGACTTACATGAGCTTTCTGTGAATGAGCCCTAGATATTTTTGGAAGACTTCAATGACATAATAGCTAAGGAGGAAAGATTGAATATATTTTCTGTATACTTGGATATAAATAAGCAATCTTAAAATTTTTGTGCATGATTGAATTGTTAATTTTGTTCATATCATGATTTTCAGATAAATTCcttatttttggaattttttatgcttgttgaattttctgaagaaaaaaaaatattttgaaataaaaaagtaattatCTTAGAACTAGCTTGCTTTGTATTTGAGACGAAATCCTAGATGACACATGCTTATTAaaatgagttaggtattctttAGAATAATTGAGAATTTCATGCCAACCTTTGTTATTTTAATCCCTAGCTTGTCTTTTTGAGCTTAaaattaacaattttatttagggcattttacataaatgtatacattattttaattaattacaaaaaatgtgaaaaaaaagttaattttaaagaTGTAtacatttgaaaatatttttacataaaatcatacaaactcttaattgttataaatattaataattatgtggatgtccaaatcttttatttattaccattaattgtaatcaacatttctatttttcttagtttcttaatatctcactcttgtatttgtataaataggggttcaccccattggaataaacaactcagaaattctcattcactttctctttctctcttcttcttctttcttctcatctactttatattattttatattacttTATAACAcattatcagcacgagtctctgcccaagcttcaagcatgagtctctgcccaagtcccaatgtaagtattttgttaaagttcttaaattgtttcaaagtcacgatacactaaatatatatttatatatatacttatctgactgaaacaatttcaagaatcctttgttttctttttctttttatctatatatctatatattatatatgtacgtatatgtttttatatatttattattgatttcatatatatatattatgttcttatcattcataatatttacaatatatgtgtgcctatgatatgatagagaaaatctatataaattatacatatatccagaagattatgtatcatcgataaaatattgcatatatcctaaagattatgcattatcgataaaatattgcatatatcctaaagattatgcatcattgataaaatattgcatatatcctgaagattatgcatcatcgataaaatattgcatatatcctgaagattatgcatcctcgataaaatattgcatatatcctgatgattatgcgtcctcaataaaatcttgcatatatcctgaagattatgcaaacgtaatattcattatatagttgatggatatataatgaaagagatgaatacatatttatatatatgttcttgtattctttgaggacaatgaaaagtaatctaatatcgatatagattttgacaaacatttcctgaagtaaatgttttatatttgtcaaaaaaaaaaataattgtatttttgtgaatacaactaaagaatcattaaaaatgattattattgatgccaTTTTAtggtgggttttgaatacctaaaaagaatgttaagaaaattgcattgaaatatcaaagtataagaataacaatgagcatgactaatattatttaaatacatgaggcatgtatttattgttcatcattccctgcagagaatgatatgaattgaattcaactacttttaaagattgttcgtattagtcatgttactatacattgttattacttgcaatgttggaaattattgaatctgacatatattaaagattaaattttgcatacatcttggagactatgcaaaaattgcatttatatattctttgaaatatcgtaaaataAATTGCTGAATAATTTTTGGataaacaagtaataaatttttaagaaatttataataatgttctacttgttcaacgtcattccccgaagtgaatgtaatgattttaaataatcaatggcattgtttgctactcaaatatttccagaagaaattggaaacaaccaaaagatgaaataccacacacaatcaaagtgcatgaaatctatatatcatgtgtgggattgaataatagtagtcgcgtacctgtagtacggacacagttataatcaagataaaagtatatttgattattgaataagtgtgaattgtacaaattaattgtacatttagaatatttaaatatcattccctaaagagaatgaatagacatgaaattctatttcaaagaatatagatttcacatatattggcaatgccaaaagccaattaatatatacatattttattatttcttgaaatcaatagtttcaaactattgttggtacaggatatgtatatatattgttactatataattcagtttgcatattctcaaaagtggatatataatttactaatatttgttagtgatccaatataatcaaagtgataaagaatcacaaaatgattatttgaaaagcttcctgaagaagtcttacatacaattgctacttagagtagtaaaatatatttgtatgtacctagatgtataacttttatctagttatgaaagtaataagaaataGCTTAttgtatgtactggttgtacatttaaatatataatatatcaagtcatgataattagactaatgaatagtctattaataaattagacgacttgttaaaaagataccaagaaaaatgaatgatatattatggttatatctatttgaccattacaataacatgatgaagttgtcatgtatctttaaattatacacatcattaaattgacgatagtgattcctgaagaaatataaagtttgacaaacataatagtgactcctgaagagtgtatatgttttggagaataattgaattatattattcgtgtatataaaaatgaaactttttataattacttatatgttgtagtgattttacatcaccttgtgaaagtttcattaaaatacaaattatagtgaacctgaagttcatgaattgagttattttgacatgatcaatcatatgcaataaattgtcaaaggatttgactaaattttgttgaagaaccagaagatctTTCTCATTATTAAtgtataaggctcaaaagaagaatgtgcatatatttgcacatagaaaatatttaaattatatttctttaacaatcttgagccattgttaggtttttattgcatagtttcttatccatgtgataagattatattatcatgcatttacaaaatgtgtaaatttatgtatttctaattatacacgtgtgactcattcttagaattgaattaagttcataagtattgaacttgaacctgaagttcaatgtcctATAGTATATAtgggtttaaataaatattgattcattgtgatatattgaaatccctacaggtgtattaatattattagatatcacaatttttaaaaattctctcgatcagggggagagaagcagttgggatcgatgataatttttgaaaaatgatccttgcacaaagaatataagaacgatatagttcaaaatgatatataccaactgcaaatcaatattattcaaagttgagttagaatgagttgaaaacgcctgaagcgtaaatgaacaatatataaattgttagtaaatgttcatttgatttgccctgaagttgttaaatctagaggtactcatggagataccttaatgttataaagtattaaaatgataaccgtgatgaaaacggtacttgaagagactcccaagagaagttagacataacacatttgatcataattgaatccctgaagtgattctatataggtacctataaattaaagagatctctataagttatgtcaatatgggaggaaattatcatataatttttgtcgacaataaatattgaatgtgtgcatatgcaataaactaacatgagatagcaaggatcatggtattagatttgtcgagaatcatcaacatatattttgtttttggccaaaatattatgacgcagtctAGGCaagtttactcacataaagtgaagtaacaCCTGTAggtgttggtattatatttatccaggatcttagatctattgcaagtatgttgatttaacaacctaatattgaacttctaaaacgatgaactaaacacataaaagttaagaataacttacagtgattgcagcggaatttatgtctccttccactcagatctctaacccttgattcctgtctgtagcagagtataatcaagatttgagcccgaaagttcttcagttggatgtgatccttcacagtcttccaaactatgatgagatactgaatgatgtgagtgggcacttctctctcactagggaatttcgaaatctctctttgtttttctctcttattttcgtgtgatacactttgcagagcaaagtttctcaagcaacacacatgcatacaaagagaagagaggggctgctataaataggaaaagagaagatcacaactttccaaataaacagtttcctcttttactgtgtaatagaataactgctttatttagtgtgattcaccactttcctatttaggctaggctttgattaacaattaaatgacaaattaagttgaaaaataataattgggaaaagacaatgatgtggccggccatggtgtgaatgggcctcacattgattttgcagtttcctcaattttatttctatttctccaaaaatgccatttttctaattctaatcatttaaatgccaaaaccaattatttaataactaaaatagattattaaataatattgccatttaaaattaattattaattcagacatgcaaagtctcataattaataattaaacctagaaaccctcttatttacgatttcatccctaaactgtgagaattcacaaattagacatagtctaactttttagaattataattgattaatcataaatcaattatagagtcctacaaacagtatagtctcaactagaatggggaccatggatctatattctgagcttccaataagttgaaccgatttaccaagtaaatccataacttattaattcctcgttgaattcactcttagaacttggaattgcactctcagacttatatagagcatatcatatgtttcacgatatcaatatgctatctcatttaaccattgttataatcttaatgtgatttagagatcctctatatagatgatttacatcgagacgggaccaatttaccgtttacacccctcaatgtattttgcccatttgaacacttagttacctgtaaatgatgttttagtgatctaatatatagtcactgaaacaagagctcatccatttacttctatttaactaagctcaaaaggaatcatcactttacttctatacaccagtagaagctatagatttccatatttatgtttagcactccctattcagttatgccatcatgttcccaaaatatatgtattatcctgactcaaaacaggctttaactaataaatcaaagaacaagaatagcactcaccgagattgagcctaagcatatcaggatttagattctcttaatctaagatcaacttctgacattgacttggaaagatacaacggtaagtttacaatatctttaaccaagttcaatatcggtccagtccaatgcatactccatgcattcgaaaccagtatactttaccaatattctggaaagaacataacacttactccaagtgtaagtatacttcatcgctgattatcacatcagtgtaaatccaaaacactgacgaacagggaccaaatcttttgaatcatataatcacaatcacattccactgtattgacgatactgtaattgtgaataactatatgttctggatttaactgattttgtgcatatatcaaatatatgtattaaaccataaacatgtaacatacatgtaaacatgcttcacttctaaattgataactaatcagattgtaatgagttttatttagggcataaaacccaacaaactcccacttgcactaacataaaacaagttgtgcattacaatcaatcttttgtcttgatcctctgatcaagtgtagtatctttgaatccacccatatataCGGAATCAGGTTCATGagacacatgaaaccttccctaacttatgctttactcgtcaagggatactgaaatccttactgcccattaagtacatctgaacaaccagaagacatatctctcaaattttaaaatctggaattgagataaagcagtgtagaattttcttcagtaaaataactttctggtaattttgaatttacaaagttatatcttctctgatgaagcttgaatgattatagatgggtttaaacactcttctataatgattcctccacccccagagtaaccaccatctcataatgAGTCAGTGTGCATATCAGGACCACTAAtacatagttccttaataacatatacgtcacttttgtaaatctttcttgattgtctcctaatgttccccatttgattacatctcagatggctcccactcaatagcagatgtctggttagaaacttttaaccttttactattgtttctgggaacatctcgttgtgactttattatcttaagccgaaactgtaagtttctttaagattagttcaacaacatagcagtctagtatttgaagtgaaaaatacttgctagagatttaagcaatcaaatcaagataccataaaatgttatgagaaatagacatcttgaatcagtctttcgaatagactatgcaagaattcttctatcttattctcataattctgataagttatgtctatccatgtgaatggttagacttgtttttatcagaggtgttcttaagttcctatcacaattatcaaccaaacgaagatgggtaaagaattttaatattctcccactcaaccaaggtaatgtgaaacattatcaaagaactttaatggtatcaataactattacaacagtaaatctaaactggaacatataatcaagatcaaggatttattctgataatagctaatttattatattatttccatgtttaaaattatgtgtcacaaagggtactatagaataaagtccacccctaagtttatagagattatggtccacccttaaaggttgtaaatctctaagtgtgatagagagtctgtggagttgaatataatccagagttcattagatataaaaaatcgtttgaactgcatattattcttaacttttctccacccctatcagatcaaaagatctttttattaaacaaattctcaaataattgttttgaAACCAACAATtgttcataaacatagaaataacttcaagtgtttatgtagtaataactctgttaagagtttaaatacttttgaatttgcatcaataataaaaacacatacacattcaaacataataaatataataatcggtaaaaaataaagaactgaagctcaactcataaattgcaaaaaaaaaaattattataaaccaaaaattgtttgcaatatttatgagaaccaaacagggaattaagatcccaaaacttgaaatccaaattgtttgaaaaactaaacaattaattcaaatgaaagagcttcttctttattatagacaatctccatccaccatccagctttctaatccaactcgttaagacagcacccgagtttaagaagctttagctataagaagaataataaacaaggttagtagtccagaattattaatccaaaaggataataattcactaaaaacacatcagtttataaagaaaataccttgtttctttgcgagatacttaggacattgggatttccaatggcctttctcattgcagtagaaacattttcctttttgtgtattgccagaagctccagcatttttgttcctagctgcattcgcaacttgagctcgcttcttggcatttttccacttcttcttatgatgggatttggaagtagaagcaacaagtgcctcaggattacttgtcttattaccatttccagaattctgaggtttattccctcttttcttgggacctccaatcaaattttcatatgtctgaaggccattgactaaagtatgaaagtcttgttccttcttattcatgacataatttgatgtgtaggcagaaaatctggagtcaggctattcaagataagactcacttgagtagtctgatccatttcagcaccatgattctgggcttcctggaaataactagccatctggagaaggtgatcacgcacattctgatggggttccatccgtgcattgatgaatttcttagtcgcgtcgaaacgagactgaatagatgccataccgaatagctcagttaactgcgtcatgatttctacagccgtgacagtgtttgcaaaccttgttttcaaggtgtcaaccatgctggaaagcatgaagtaacgagctttattgttagaattatgccaacgctcgaacttctcttttacagctttggtagcattgtcacttggctgctcaggggacggctcagtcaacacaaacgaggcactttcacctatgagagcaatatgaatattctctctccactttgggaagttagatccatttagcttatttttagttaatagtgacaacatgggatttgacatttcaattaaggatactacaagataatacatagatatcagttatggtttatcaaaaaatctcattcagaaattatcagcatacagcaagtaggaatgactagagaaaatacaaaaaaaaaatcaatcctaaataatttccaaggttttcaacaaactgatatcagtgtcccgtttaggcgagagtcaaagctatctgtaacgccctaatgctaaggcacgctacagtgctttttcaattattgtgcaatctttgctaatcaaagaaatttcttgaaaaacgtgtcaaattaaaacttttgctttaaatattaaactttgtaatataatataatatttacaaatctcgggatcccgatttcaaactttgtaaatttactttttaaactttacatttcaaaatacataattctcaggtcgcacagcgactttcaaaatataatccccagatgtcccgagaccgaacactccaggtcgcgccgcttgacatgtacaatctcacccgagctcaggttcattcctgttcagccttcgcctttcctttacctacacatggaagtagaaactgtgagtcaatagactcagtaagaaatgcatataacataccatataatttccgacctgtaaataggcgcccatacacctatttacagagcttaacagatgagtatgaacgttcaataccagggtacaaccactataccacatacacatcgtacctcactgtacgagtgttggtagggtttatcccgatcactgagtaacactgagtgatgtaccacacaccttagcattttcctatgcctgtgttggtatcactgtatcgtactcaaattaacaacaatcactgtaccaatgcactctataacttattcatacaagtgttggtagtgtttaacataattcaagcatgcatatataaacacatatacatacattcagataatcacatcatacattatacacagttcttacctgttttccgaattcaagtgtgctggccgacctgaacggaattcacgtgctagatggatgccctaatcacaataatagtaatacagatgagtgactcgctaagtCACTTTTCgagacttaaaacttgaaactaaaagtttccctatcgataaacatcatggcaataccctaaatatctcaaaattggccaaaactagggttctggaaaatcccccaagaggtagaccggttcccaaccggcatcccggttctgggtcaccaataGGTCCGCCAGGTTGGTACGAGCCACGAACCGGAATTCGATTCTccgctgggaaccaaaaatcatcccccttgattcaattcaatcccaaactttaccaaactctccagtatacctatacaatgcatatacaatgatttccaggcagcaattcacagaacaaaccatcacaactcaagttgccattaatgaacaaagctttgcTCTTAGAACTTAAACTTGTATAAAATCAACAACACACTGCAAAACCAGCTACTAGGAgctaaaatcaactcaaaagagCCCTAAAATTCGAATCCTAAATctacctaaacctaacagccacttactcccaaaatcacatgttcaaactaagtaaaaag
This region of Cannabis sativa cultivar Pink pepper isolate KNU-18-1 chromosome 7, ASM2916894v1, whole genome shotgun sequence genomic DNA includes:
- the LOC115697762 gene encoding cannabidiolic acid synthase precursor, encoding MKCSTFSFWFVCKIIFFFFSFNIQTSIANPRENFLKCFSQYIPNNATNLKLVYTQNNPLYMSVLNSTIHNLRFTSDTTPKPLVIVTPSHVSHIQGTILCSKKVGLQIRTRSGGHDSEGMSYISQVPFVIVDLRNMRSIKIDVHSQTAWVEAGATLGEVYYWVNEKNENLSLAAGYCPTVCAGGHFGGGGYGPLMRNYGLAADNIIDAHLVNVHGKVLDRKSMGEDLFWALRGGGAESFGIIVAWKIRLVAVPKSTMFSVKKIMEIHELVKLVNKWQNIAYKYDKDLLLMTHFITRNITDNQGKNKTAIHTYFSSVFLGGVDSLVDLMNKSFPELGIKKTDCRQLSWIDTIIFYSGVVNYDTDNFNKEILLDRSAGQNGAFKIKLDYVKKPIPESVFVQILEKLYEEDIGAGMYALYPYGGIMDEISESAIPFPHRAGILYELWYICSWEKQEDNEKHLNWIRNIYNFMTPYVSKNPRLAYLNYRDLDIGINDPKNPNNYTQARIWGEKYFGKNFDRLVKVKTLVDPNNFFRNEQSIPPLPRHRH